AAACAAGGATGACAGATCGCGCAAAACGGGTGTCGCCAATCCCGGGTAGGGCGATCAGGAGCTTGCCTGTCAGGTCTGTATCCATGGGCGCGGAAATCCTTCAACGATGAAGCTGGGCGATCCCGGTCGCTTTGGCAAGGGCCGGACTCCTTGCTTCGCAGCACCAGGCGACCTATGTCCTTGGTCAAACCTGCAGGGAGAAATACATATGAGCATCAAGGTCGGCGATAAGCTTCCGGACGCAACTTTCATGGAAATGACCGAAGACGGTCCCGCGCCGTGCACAACGGCAGACGTATTTGGCGGCAAGACCGTCGCCCTCTTTGCTGTTCCCGGGGCATTCACGCCGACTTGTTCCGCAAAGCACCTTCCGGGCTTTGTCGAGAAACTGGATGACCTCAAAGGCAAAGGTGTCGATGACGTCGTTTGTACGTCCGTGAATGATGTGTTCGTCATGGGCGCCTGGGGCAAAAGCGCTGATGCGGATGGCAAGGTGCGCATGCTGGCGGATGGCAATGGCACGTTCGCAAAAGCTCTTGGCCTTGAGATGGATGGATCTGGTTTCGGAATGGGCCAGCGCTCGCAGCGTTACTCCATGATCGTCAAGGATGGCGTGGTTTCCGAGCTAAACGTCGAGCAGGGCGGCGAATTCAAGGTTTCCAGCGCTGACTACATGCTCGGACAACTTTGATTTATCAGGCATAACGCCTCTTAACCAATTTGGTACATGATCGGCGTGCTTGGGGACGAGCACGCCGTTTTTGATTGAATATTTATTGAAAAACGGAAAACCCTCCCCACCTTTATGGGCGTAACAAAAGGAGAGGGACCCCATGGATCCGTATTTTCTGGTGATCGTGCTGGTATTGGCGGTGGCGATCATCGGCCTCGTATCGGCATTCAAATTCGTGCCTCAAGGTTACAATTTCACGGTCGAGCGGTTCGGCCGTTACACGAGGACCCTGACGCCCGGCTTGTCCGTCATCACGCCGTTTATCGACCGGGTCGGCCGGAAAATGAACATGATGGAGACGGTCCTTGATGTTCCTCAGCAGGAGGTCATCACGAAGGACAATGCGATGGTGTCCTGCGATGCCATCGTCTTCATTCAGGTGATCGACCCGGTCTCGGCCGCCTATGAAGTCAACAATCTTCATCACGCGATCCAGAACCTCTCCCTGACCAATATCCGTACGGTGGTCGGGTCCATGGACCTGGACCAGGTTCTGTCGAACCGCGACGACATCAATGCGCGCCTGCTAAGCGTGATTGATGCAGCAACGAACCCATGGGGTGTGAAGGTCACGCGGATCGAGATCGCCGATCTCAGCCCGCCGGCAGACATTACCGAGGCCATGGCCCGCCAGATGAAGGCAGAACGCCTGAAGCGCGCCGAAATCCTGACGGCGGAAGGCGACAAACAGTCGGCCATTCTGAAAGCCGAAGGTCAGAAGCAGGCCCAGATCCTCGAAGCCGAGGGCCGCCGCGAAGCCGCCTTCCGCGATGCCGAAGCCCGCGAACGTGAAGCGGAAGCGGAAGCCAAGGCGACGGCCATGGTGTCGGAAGCGATCGCGCGCGGCGACGTGAATGCGATCAACTACTTCCTCGGCCAGGCCTATGTGGAAGCCTTCAGCAAACTGGCGACATCCAACCAGCAGAAGACGGTCATCATTCCGGCGGAGTTCTCCAGCATCATTGGCACCATTGAAGGCATCAAGGGCCTGACCGGTGCCGCGAAGGATGTTCAGGTACAATCAGGTTCTGTTCCGCCAACGCGGACATAGCGTTTCGAGGTTATGCTGCCCCGGCCAGCGCAGGGGCGACGGACGGCTGACCTGCTTCTTGGAGGCATACCATGTTGGAAGAGCTCTTTACCCACCTCACCGTCTGGCATTGGCTGGCACTTGGCTTGATTCTGTTCGGGATCGAGATGATGACCGGCACCTTCGACCTGCTGATGATCTCCATCGCGGCGTGGATTACGGCCGTATTCGCCTGGCTTGCCCCCGACAGCCTCGCAACATGGCAAGGGCAGGTCCTGTTCTTTGGCGCTGCCGCTGTTGCCCTGTTCGTTTTCGGCCGGACGATCCTGTCCGGCATGCGCAAGTCAACGCCCGAGCATCCAACACTTAACAAGCGGATGGAGAGCCTGATCGGTCAGCGCGGAGTCGCGGCGTCTGACTTCACGAACGCCGGGCAGGGCCGTGTGAAGATTGGCGACACGGTTTGGGGCGCTGAAGTCGTCGATGGTTCAGAGATCATCCACAATGGCGATGTCGTTGTGGTCGAGGGCGCGCGTATGAACACGGCCCTCGTCCGGAAAAGCGCGTAAGTTCCGCCGGTTGGGTTAGTATCCGGCTTCGATGAAGCCGCGTATATCGTTCGACAGTTTCGTGCCGTCCGATTCCTTCAGATACATCATGTGGCCTGCGTCGTAGTAATCGAACTGGACTCGGTCGAGCACGACGCCATTCTTGTGCAGAGCCATCTCCGCTCCGAAAAACGGGGTCGCGAGATCATACCAGCCTGCGGCGAGTAGCACTTTCAAGTCAGGATTTTCACGCATCCCTTTGCCAAGCCAGGGGGTGACGTTCACATAGGCTGGCCAGCCCTGCTCATTCATGTCCCAGTTCCACTGCGAGCCCGGCTCCCCGGTCAGGACTTTGTAGGGACGTGTGAAGTCCACATCCAGTTCACGGGTCAGATAGTCATTGATCGCGGCAACATAGGCCGTATCCATTCCGTATCCGGAAGGATCGTTCTCCGGCGTGTCTGAGGTGCCTTCGCTATCGATGCCTTTATAGCGACCGTCGAACCGGCCAATTGTGTAGCCTTCGTTCCGCAACAGTTCCTTGCGGTACCGCGTTGGATCGACACGCAGATTTGCCAGATCAATCCATTTCGCCGAGACGCCCAGATAGTCGCTCATATCGTTGGCGATCGCGCTTTGCTGTTCCGGTGTAAGCGTGGAACCGCGTATCAGAGCAGGTGCCAGCGTGTCGGTTGCATAGTTTCGGGCATCGGCCACGAAGGCCTCGAAATCATTGTTCCACCTAGCCTTGTTGGCCTTGCCGTGAAACCAGGCAATTGCCGCTTCGGTCGGGAAGAAGGCTATATGGGCGGAGTCATTGCCTGGGGCGAAGCGGGCATTCTGGAAGTCGAGAATGGCGGAGATCAGGATCACGCCATTCAGGCCGATGCCGTTCCAGCCGCCTTGCAGCTTTTCGGTGAGCGCCGCTGCGCGGGTTGTTCCGTAGCTTTCTCCGGCCAGGAATTTCGGGCTGTTCCAGCGGCCGTTTTCGGTCAGCCAGACACGGATAAATTCGGCGATGCTCTCTGCGTCTTCGTTGACGCCGTAGAATTCCTTGCCTTTGGTGTCGCCCAGCGGGCGGGAATAGCCTGTGCCTACCGGATCGATGAAGACAAGATCGCTCACATCAAGGAGCGAATTCTGATTGTCGCGGATCGTATAGGGTGGGGCGCCAACGCCGCGCGCGTCCGAAGGTGTGACGACCTGTTTCGGTCCGAACGCACCCATGTGAAGCCAGAGGGATGCAGAGCCGGGACCGCCATTGAAAACAAATGTGACGGGGCGCGTGGCAGGATCTTTGAGACCATCCTGGACATAAGCGACAGAAAAGATTGAAGCGATCGGCTCGTCTTGTTCATCCCGCAGATAAGTCTCTCCGGCGACCGTTTTGTATTTGATGGTCTGGCCACGGAGTTTGAAGCTGTGGTCAGACGTGAAGACTTTCGCTTCCGGTATGTCGGCCTTGCTGGTTTCAGCTCCGGATGTTTCCGGCCCCGCGGGGGCCTCGGCAAAAGCTGGTCCCATGGACACGGCCAGACCAAGGGCAATCAACCATCCACGCATATCAAATACTCCACTATCTCAATTGTGGCGGACCCTATCAGGTAGAAAAAACCGGACAAGACTGTGCGCCAGTGACAGCACCATTATCCAAAACGCAAAACGCCGACATCCAGAGATGCCGGCGTTTCAGTCTGTCTTGTAAGTCGGATCAGGAAGCCGTCGGTGAGATCCCGAAGCCGCTGGTGGCGTTCGGCGTGGCGCTCGACGGTGAAGCGGACGAAGGACGAGCATCGCTGGCGGCGGCGCGCGGTGCGGCGTCTTTCAGTGGATCCTCTGAGTGCTTCACCTGGCCTTCGAACACGGCATTGGACTGGATCTGCAGCGAAGAGTGCACGATGTCACCCTTCACATGAGCGCCGGTCTCCAGCTCGACCTTGCGGGCGCGGATGGAGCCTTTGATGCGGCCTTTGACTTTCACGACCTCGGCTTTCACTTCGCCGGTGATGTGGCCGGAAGCGCCGATTGTGATGTCGGTTGCGGCCACGTCGCCATCGACGGTGCCGTCGATCTGCAACGCACCCTCAGAGGTCACCGAACCGTTGATCTTCATGTCTGCGCAGATGATTGATGCTGCGCGGGCGGCCGGCTTCGAAGCGGCGCCACGGATGGCATCGACGGAAGGTTGGACCTTTGCCGGCTCAGGTGCCGGCGGCGTATCGTTGTGTTTGTTACTCTTGGTGAACATGACGGCCTGCTTTCAGGAATTTTATTGGATCATAAGGTTTGCCGTTAAACCAGACTTCGAAGTGAAGGTGGTCCCCCGTGCTTCGACCGGTTGTACCCATCTTGCCCACAAGATCGCCGACCTCCACGGTTTGTCCCTTTTTTACCGTAATTC
This is a stretch of genomic DNA from Hyphomonas adhaerens MHS-3. It encodes these proteins:
- a CDS encoding peroxiredoxin; translated protein: MSIKVGDKLPDATFMEMTEDGPAPCTTADVFGGKTVALFAVPGAFTPTCSAKHLPGFVEKLDDLKGKGVDDVVCTSVNDVFVMGAWGKSADADGKVRMLADGNGTFAKALGLEMDGSGFGMGQRSQRYSMIVKDGVVSELNVEQGGEFKVSSADYMLGQL
- a CDS encoding SPFH domain-containing protein, which codes for MDPYFLVIVLVLAVAIIGLVSAFKFVPQGYNFTVERFGRYTRTLTPGLSVITPFIDRVGRKMNMMETVLDVPQQEVITKDNAMVSCDAIVFIQVIDPVSAAYEVNNLHHAIQNLSLTNIRTVVGSMDLDQVLSNRDDINARLLSVIDAATNPWGVKVTRIEIADLSPPADITEAMARQMKAERLKRAEILTAEGDKQSAILKAEGQKQAQILEAEGRREAAFRDAEAREREAEAEAKATAMVSEAIARGDVNAINYFLGQAYVEAFSKLATSNQQKTVIIPAEFSSIIGTIEGIKGLTGAAKDVQVQSGSVPPTRT
- a CDS encoding NfeD family protein yields the protein MLEELFTHLTVWHWLALGLILFGIEMMTGTFDLLMISIAAWITAVFAWLAPDSLATWQGQVLFFGAAAVALFVFGRTILSGMRKSTPEHPTLNKRMESLIGQRGVAASDFTNAGQGRVKIGDTVWGAEVVDGSEIIHNGDVVVVEGARMNTALVRKSA
- a CDS encoding S10 family peptidase, which produces MRGWLIALGLAVSMGPAFAEAPAGPETSGAETSKADIPEAKVFTSDHSFKLRGQTIKYKTVAGETYLRDEQDEPIASIFSVAYVQDGLKDPATRPVTFVFNGGPGSASLWLHMGAFGPKQVVTPSDARGVGAPPYTIRDNQNSLLDVSDLVFIDPVGTGYSRPLGDTKGKEFYGVNEDAESIAEFIRVWLTENGRWNSPKFLAGESYGTTRAAALTEKLQGGWNGIGLNGVILISAILDFQNARFAPGNDSAHIAFFPTEAAIAWFHGKANKARWNNDFEAFVADARNYATDTLAPALIRGSTLTPEQQSAIANDMSDYLGVSAKWIDLANLRVDPTRYRKELLRNEGYTIGRFDGRYKGIDSEGTSDTPENDPSGYGMDTAYVAAINDYLTRELDVDFTRPYKVLTGEPGSQWNWDMNEQGWPAYVNVTPWLGKGMRENPDLKVLLAAGWYDLATPFFGAEMALHKNGVVLDRVQFDYYDAGHMMYLKESDGTKLSNDIRGFIEAGY
- a CDS encoding bactofilin family protein; protein product: MFTKSNKHNDTPPAPEPAKVQPSVDAIRGAASKPAARAASIICADMKINGSVTSEGALQIDGTVDGDVAATDITIGASGHITGEVKAEVVKVKGRIKGSIRARKVELETGAHVKGDIVHSSLQIQSNAVFEGQVKHSEDPLKDAAPRAAASDARPSSASPSSATPNATSGFGISPTAS